The Rhodothermales bacterium genome contains the following window.
CGAAGCGTGCTCGACCTCGACGCTGTGCACGCGTCCGACCTCCGGATCGGCGCCGATCCGATGGGCGGTGCGGGCGTGGCGTACTGGGAGCCCATCGCCGAGACGTACGGCCTGGATCTCACCGTCGTGAATCCGCATGTGGACCCCACGTTCTCATTCATGCGCGTGGACAAGGATGGCAAGATTCGGATGGACTGTTCGTCGCCCGCCGCGATGGCCGGACTCGTCGAGCTGAAGGACCGCTACGACATCGCCTTCGGCAACGACCCCGACTTCGACCGCCACGGCATCGTCACGCCGACGACCGGGCTGATGAACCCGAACCACTACCTCGCCGTCGCCGTGCAGTACCTCTTCTCGCACCGGCCGGACTGGCCCGAGCACGCCGCGATTGGCAAGACGCTCGTCTCATCGTCGATGATCGACCGCGTGGCGAAATCGCTCGGCCGGCGGCTCGCCGAGGTGCCCGTCGGGTTTAAGTGGTTCGTGGAGGGGCTCGTCTCGGGCGACTACGGCTTCGGCGGCGAAGAGAGCGCCGGAGCCTCGTTCCTCCGCCGCGACGGATCGGTGTGGACGACGGATAAGGACGGCATCCTCCTCGCCCTCCTCGCCGCCGAGATCACGGCCGTCACGGGGAAAGACCCCGGCGAACACTACGCGGCGCTCGAAGACCGCTTCGGCAGCCCCGTCTACCAGCGCACCGACGCCCCCGCCTCGCGCGCGCAGAAGGCCGCGCTCAAAAAGCTCTCGCCCGACGCCGTCGACGCCGACACGCTCGCGGGTGAGCCCGTCCTCGCCAAGCTGACCGAGGCGCCCGGCAACGGCGCGTCGATCGGCGGACTGAAGGTGGTAACGGAGAATGGGTGGTTCGCCGC
Protein-coding sequences here:
- the pgm gene encoding phosphoglucomutase (alpha-D-glucose-1,6-bisphosphate-dependent); the encoded protein is MPLHELAGQPVPPSLLPNIPRLVAAYYTTRPDLDDPAQRVAFGTSGHRGTSLDGSFTEAHILAVAQAVCEYRKAEGTDGPLFVGIDTHALSEAAWGSVLEVLAANRVETMIQSARGYTPTPVISHAILTYNDGRTSGLADGLILTPSHNPPEDGGIKYNPPSGGPAGTEATSAIENRANDLLRAGLDGVQRMPLARALKADTTHEHDYVRPYVDDLRSVLDLDAVHASDLRIGADPMGGAGVAYWEPIAETYGLDLTVVNPHVDPTFSFMRVDKDGKIRMDCSSPAAMAGLVELKDRYDIAFGNDPDFDRHGIVTPTTGLMNPNHYLAVAVQYLFSHRPDWPEHAAIGKTLVSSSMIDRVAKSLGRRLAEVPVGFKWFVEGLVSGDYGFGGEESAGASFLRRDGSVWTTDKDGILLALLAAEITAVTGKDPGEHYAALEDRFGSPVYQRTDAPASRAQKAALKKLSPDAVDADTLAGEPVLAKLTEAPGNGASIGGLKVVTENGWFAARPSGTEDIYKIYAESFRGEDHLAQLQSEAKEIVSSAFARAGAT